A genomic region of Cannabis sativa cultivar Pink pepper isolate KNU-18-1 chromosome 1, ASM2916894v1, whole genome shotgun sequence contains the following coding sequences:
- the LOC115703839 gene encoding uncharacterized protein LOC115703839, producing the protein MAPKARFNKRGNTRMDAALDAMGQFGFQKQCVREAVRKLLKVYGGDDGWPFIEEDYYRVLLEALLEKDVSQDDARSLKDTETSTAGSSSGVTTRSYAKFQTLKTNLQIEAALNSIKDTEPSNAGSSSRVSAPDCSELETANTNLLTDTTVNSQSTKAMDFDPETNKEGAEDSDPPTKQGGEGNLADKKLNMNSTNLQIDADLNSIKDTEPSNVGSSSRVSARDCSELETVNTKLLTDTTVNSISQSTKAMDFKPETNKEGAKDSNPPTKQGGEGNLADENLKLNSPKNDVDSFLDSEIQTDKPQIVCAKDSGYDKNTSNYPIHSPNQECSLSLRKRRHYHGWVSASCEDHNDNDLVDLTPDPLPEGLANLSRKIHGKKQRKSLWDMKPEDMSQPLTNYLKA; encoded by the exons ATGGCCCCAAAGGCACGATTCAACAAG AGAGGTAACACACGTATGGACGCGGCACTGGATGCTATGGGTCAATTTGGATTTCAGAAGCAATGTGTTCGTGAAGCTGTCAGAAAACTTCTGAAA GTTTATGGAGGAGATGATGGATGGCCTTTTATTGAAGAAGATTATTACAGAGTCCTACTTGAGGCTCTCCTTGAGAAG GATGTTTCACAAGATGATGCAAGAAGTCTAAAAGACACAGAAACATCAACTGCTGGGTCATCTTCTGGAGTTACCACACGTAGCTATGCTAAGTTTCAGACTCTCAAAACCAACTTGCAAATTGAAGCTGCTTTGAACTCTATAAAAGACACCGAACCATCAAATGCTGGGTCTTCTTCTAGAGTTTCCGCACCTGACTGCTCTGAACTTGAGACTGCAAATACCAACTTGCTTACTGATACTACTGTGAACTCACAGAGCACTAAAGCTATGGACTTTGATCCAGAGACTAATAAAGAAG GGGCAGAAGATAGCGACCCACCTACTAAACAAGGTGGAGAGGGGAACTTGGCCGATAAGAAGTTGAACATGAATTCCACTAACTTGCAAATTGATGCTGATTTGAACTCTATAAAAGACACAGAACCATCAAATGTTGGTTCTTCTTCTAGAGTTTCTGCACGTGATTGCTCTGAGCTTGAGACTGTGAATACCAAGTTGCTCACTGATACTACTGTGAACTCTATATCACAGAGCACTAAAGCTATGGACTTTAAGCCAGAGACTAATAAAGAAG GGGCAAAAGATAGCAACCCACCAACTAAACAAGGCGGAGAGGGTAACTTGGCAGATGAGAACTTGAAGTTGAATTCCCCTAAGAATGATGTGGATAGTTTTCTTGATTCTGAAATCCAAACTGATAAACCACAAATTGTGTGTGCCAAAGATTCGGGATACGACAAAAATACTTCAAACTACCCCATTCACAGCCCAAACCAGGAATGCTCTCTTTCACTGAGGAAGCGTCGACATTATCATGGTTGGGTTAGTGCCAGCTGCGAAGATCACAACGACAATGATCTTGTAGATTTGACACCGGATCCTTTACCAGAAGGTTTAGCGAATTTGTCCAGGAAGATTCATGGTAAGAAACAACGCAAGTCACTTTGGGATATGAAGCCTGAAGATATGTCCCAGCCTCTCACCAACTATCTAAAAGCCTAG